From Pseudanabaena yagii GIHE-NHR1:
AATCACACTATAAGAGGTTACAGAGATTTTTTCGAGACTTTGAAGTGGACTATGAAAAGATCGCACTCATGGTCGTCAAAGTCATGCAAATCCCCGAACCTTGGGTAATTTCTATCGACCGCACCGATTGGGAATTCGGTAAAACCGTGTTTAATGTGCTGACATTGGGAATAGTGCATTACGGTATTGCATTCCCGTTGGTATGGATGATGCTGGACAAAAAAGGTAACTCAAACACCCGTGAGCGCTGTGAATTGTGTAATCGATTTCTGGAAATATTTGGAGACCGCAAAATCGACTTTTTGAGTGCAGACCGAGAGTTTGTCGGTGAGGATTGGTTAGATTACTTGTTGTGTGAACCATGTAACCGTTTTCGTATCCGCATTCGTAAAAATACTTTGCTCAATGACGGGCAGAAAAAACTGCGTGCCGACATTTGTTTTCAAGACCTCCAAGTTGGTCAGTCCAAAGTATTGTCCAAGCCCAGAAAGGTTTGGAACCATTGGCTTCGTATAGCCGCTATGCGTCTTGATGATGGCGATTTATTAATTGTCGCGACGACTCATGACCCTGATACGGCTATTGCTGACTATGCTAAGCGTTGGGCTATTGAGACTTTATTCGGGTGCTTTAAAACCCGTGGCTTTTGTTTGGAGTCCACTCATCTTCAAGATCCTGAACGTCTTTCCAAACTAATTGCTTTGCTTACTCTGGCTTTATGTTGGGCTTTTTCTTCTGGGCTTTGGTTGGCTCAACTAAATCCCCTCAAGCCTAAAAAACACGGTCGTCTTCCTAAAAGCATTTTTCGCCTTGGTTTTGATTTCCTTCGTCACATCATCTTTGACTTACATCTCAATTCTCAAGCCTTCTTTAACTCCATTAAATTTTTGTCCTGTACTTAGCCTAGCTTGTTAAAAGAAGTTACTAAGCACATGGTAGAGCTAATTCCCAGCGATACGGAAGTATTAGCAGGGCTAGAAATGGGTGGCATCCCTGTAGTTACTATGTTGTCTTATCATTCAGGGATTCCCGCAGCATATGTACGCAAAAAAGCGAAGGAATACGGAACTGCAAGACTAGCTGAAGGTTCGGAAGTCCGTGGGAAAAAAGTATTGCTAGTTGAAGATGTGGTGACTTCTGGTGGACAAATATCGATATCGGCGCATGACTTGAGACAGATTGGTACTTCTATAGACTACGCCCTATGCGTCATTGATCGCCAAGAAGGTGGAACTGAAGCTCTTAAACAAAATCAAATCCAGCTTCTCTCTCTCCTAACGAGAGAGGATATTTCTAGTGCGATAACATAAACATGATTAAATGCGTTATTTTCGACTGCGATGGAACCTTAGTTGATAGTGAGTATTTATGCAATCTGGCTCTTGAAATCAACTTGTCACAATTGGGTGTTCAAGAAAGCGCCATGAGCCTAATGGAGCGATATAGAGGTTGGAAACTATCTAAAATTTTTGATGAGCTAGAGGCAATTCATAACGTTAAACTCAATGAGAATAAATATCGGAGTTTAGTTGCAGAACTTTTCGAGCAGGAACTTAAACCGATAGAAGGTGTAAGCGAGGCTTTATCGAAAATCCAACAGGCTAAGTGTGTAGCTTCCAGTGCGCCGCTAGCCAAGATCGAGCAAGCTCTCAGAGTCACCAATCTAAGCAGCTTCTTTGGTTCGCATATTTTTAGTTCATACATCGTGAAAAGCTGGAAACCCGATCCTCAATTATTTCTCTATGCTGCTCAAGCGATGAATTTTCATCCAGAGGAATGTACTGTGATCGAAGATAGTGAAGTTGGATTGATTGCGGCAACAAAGGCAGGGATGCAAACCTATTTTTTTAATCCTCAAAATTTAGAATGCAAAATCAATAATGTTATTTCCTTCGATCGCATGATTGATTTACCATCATTTTTCGTTAATTAACCATGATTGATATTCCCCTTGTTTACAAGCTTCTAAAAGAACAACATCCCGATCTTGCCGATTTGCCAATTCAGTTTTTAGATGCGGGTTTAGACAATGCCATGTTTCGACTTGGCGATCGCTTATCGGTAAGACTACCGCGTCGTGAAGTAGCCGCAAAATTAATTGAGAACGAACAAACTTGGCTACCTATCTTCGTCGATCACTTACCCATTCCGATTCCCAATCCCTATAGAATCGGTCAACCA
This genomic window contains:
- a CDS encoding IS4 family transposase — its product is MKEINLFREKLQQHLQWNRARLAFVSMFLIALMRVKTVNLAEIATGFSGYAKVESHYKRLQRFFRDFEVDYEKIALMVVKVMQIPEPWVISIDRTDWEFGKTVFNVLTLGIVHYGIAFPLVWMMLDKKGNSNTRERCELCNRFLEIFGDRKIDFLSADREFVGEDWLDYLLCEPCNRFRIRIRKNTLLNDGQKKLRADICFQDLQVGQSKVLSKPRKVWNHWLRIAAMRLDDGDLLIVATTHDPDTAIADYAKRWAIETLFGCFKTRGFCLESTHLQDPERLSKLIALLTLALCWAFSSGLWLAQLNPLKPKKHGRLPKSIFRLGFDFLRHIIFDLHLNSQAFFNSIKFLSCT
- a CDS encoding orotate phosphoribosyltransferase, which gives rise to MVELIPSDTEVLAGLEMGGIPVVTMLSYHSGIPAAYVRKKAKEYGTARLAEGSEVRGKKVLLVEDVVTSGGQISISAHDLRQIGTSIDYALCVIDRQEGGTEALKQNQIQLLSLLTREDISSAIT
- a CDS encoding HAD-IA family hydrolase; translation: MIKCVIFDCDGTLVDSEYLCNLALEINLSQLGVQESAMSLMERYRGWKLSKIFDELEAIHNVKLNENKYRSLVAELFEQELKPIEGVSEALSKIQQAKCVASSAPLAKIEQALRVTNLSSFFGSHIFSSYIVKSWKPDPQLFLYAAQAMNFHPEECTVIEDSEVGLIAATKAGMQTYFFNPQNLECKINNVISFDRMIDLPSFFVN